One Miscanthus floridulus cultivar M001 chromosome 11, ASM1932011v1, whole genome shotgun sequence DNA window includes the following coding sequences:
- the LOC136492192 gene encoding uncharacterized protein, protein MDDAKEKDDGFPTPNDYLMIFGGLAAYDFKCCQKFNYRTETLTFEVVGFPETFHGILGHPCYKKFMAIPNYTYLKLKISGPYRVITVGTSFQRAYECEVECCGHVAAIVASEELAALKEEATEEAPDAKKSTRSFKPIEGSKEVLIDPESTEGKMVRVGTMLSSE, encoded by the exons ATGGACGATGCCAAGGAGAAGGATGACGGCTTTCCAACGCCAAACgactacctcatgatctttggaggattggCGGCCTACGACTTCAAATGTTGTCAGAAG ttcaattataggacggaaaccctcaccttcgaggtggttgggttccctgaAACCTTCCACggcatcctaggacatccatgttacaagaagttcatggccatccccaactatacatacctcaagctaaaaatatCGGGCCCCTATAGGGTCATTActgttggcacctccttccagcgtgcctatgagtgcgaggttgagtgctgtGGTCACGtcgcagcaatcgtcgcctccgaggagctcgccgccctcaaggaggaggccaccgaagaagcacccgatgCCAAGAAGTCAACTAGGTCGTTCAAGCCTATagagggctctaaagaagtcctcatagaccccgaGAGCACCGAGGGTAAAATGGTGCGCgttggtaccatgctttcctccgaataA